CGTATTCCAAACGCATTTCCGCGATTAATTTTGCGCAAGCCAATGACGATGGCATCAGCGCGAAAAATTTTGCCGAAGCGGATATTATTCTGATCGGGGTATCGCGTTCCGGCAAAACCCCGACGTGTTTGTATTTGGCGATGCAGTACGGCATTTACGCCGCTAATTACCCGCTGACGGAAGACGATATGGATGCGCCGGGCTTGCCTAAACTCCTGCACCCCTTCCGTAGCAAGTTGTTTGGCTTAACAATCACAGCGGCGCAGTTACAGCGTATTCGCCAAGAACGCAAACCGAACAGCCGCTATGCCTCGCTAAGCCAATGCCAGCAGGAACTGCAATGGCAGGAAAGTTTGTATCGCCGGGAGAAAATTCCATTCATTGAGACAACGGCTATTTCGATCGAAGAAATTTCCACCACCATCCTGAATCGCAGCGGCTTGAAACGGCAGTTGTACGGCGAGTGAGTCCGATGCGACAATGTGTGTTTTTCTAAGCCCCGCAGGAATGCCATGACAGCCCAGATCATTGATGGTAAAAAAATTGCCGCCGAAGTCCGCCTCGAAGTCAAACAAGGTGTTGAAGCCCGCCTGCAACACGGCAAACGCCGCCCCGGTCTTGCTGTCATCCTGATCGGTTCCGACCCCGCCTCGCAAGTCTACGTCAGCCACAAGCGCAAAGCCTGCGAAGAGGTCGGCATTCTGTCGCGCTCTTACGACCTGCCCCCGCAAACCACCCAACACGAGCTGATCGAACTGATCGACGAACTCAACCGTGACCCACTGATTGATGGCATTCTGGTGCAATTGCCACTGCCGCCGCACTTGGATGCCTCGCTAATTATCGAGCAAATCAACCCTAGCAAAGACGTGGACGGCTTCCACCCCACCAATGTCGGCCGCTTGACGTTACGCATCCCCAGCCTGCGCCCCTGTACACCCTATGGCGTCATGCGCTTGCTGGATAACATCGGTGAAGTTTACAAAGGTCGTCATGCGGTGATCGTGGGCGCATCCAATATCGTCGGTCGCCCAATGGCGCTGGAATTGTTGCTCGCGGGTGCAACCGTCACCGTCACCCACCGTTTCAGCGGTAGCATGACGCCTGAACTGGTACGCCAAGCCGACATCGTGGTGGCAGCCGCAGGCAAACCGGGGCTGGTCAAAGGCGATTGGATCAAACCGGGTGCAACCGTGATTGACATTGGAATTAACCGGCTGGAAAGCGGCAAACTGGCGGGCGATGTAGAATTTGCAGCAGCGGCTGAGCGCGCCGCGTGGATTACGCCGGTGCCGGGTGGTGTGGGGCCGATGACGGTTGCCATGCTGATGAAAAATACGTTGGAAGCGTGCGAAAAGCATTCGTTTTAATGAAGCGGGGCGTATGCAATACGCCCCTCCATCTCGCAATGTGCTATTTGTTGCCTGCTTGTTCTAGGAGCTTTTTGACGGTTTCGGCATCCAATGCGCCGGATTCTTGCAAGCGGCGAATCACGGGCGCTGGCAAGCAAACCACTTCAGATTCTTTGAAATCCACACCGCCGGAAACCCCACCGCACTTCTGGCGTTTCGCATCGCCCGATTGGGTTTTGGCTTCGTCGAAAGACATTTTAGCGGCATCTATCCAGCCATTTTGCCCTGCCCAACGCACCCGTTCCATGGCGAATGCTCCCGCTTCTGCACGCTGACCTAGCTTGACGATATTGGTACCGTTGTGGGGAATTTCCACCGCAATCGCATCATCACCGTGATCCACGTACATCATCAGGCTTTCACCCGCCGACAGATCCTTCACCGCGTAAACCGGAATGGATTTGAATAATCCGCCTTTTGCTGCCTCAGGGTAGCCACAGCATTCTTTATCCTGTATCGCAGGATCAACCAAACACTGGCGGCGGGCATTCGCCGCTTCAGTCGCTTTGGGATCTTCCTCCAGCGCATCGGATAATACCCAGCCGGTTTGGTCATCCCAGCTCACCTTTTCCCACACTTTGTCGCCGATGGTCATCTGCGCATTACGCCGCGCAATCCAAGTAGCGTTATGGGGAAGGTTGACGATGACCTCTTTACCCGGCTCTTTGTACATTTTCAACACATTACCCGCATCCAAGCTATGGACACGGTAAATCAGGGAATTATCGGCAGGCATCGGCAGCGCCGCCACACTCAACAGCGGCGCGGCTAACAGCATCAAGCCACCCAGCAACGGCAAAGACATTTTTTTGAAGACACTCTTTTTGTTCATAATCAATCTCCGACGCATTCCCGACTGACAACGGGCGCATCATCTCACAAGTTAAATAGCACAGCAGATGTTGGGGATAAAACAAACTGCCAGCTCGATCAAAAACAACCCAGCCATAGGCTTGATTAATCTTTGATAAACATAGATTTACGTTACATGATTATGATCTTACAGTTGCAAACAAGTCACAACCTTGACGGACGAAATATCTATTTATTCTGCTTATAGGTTATAAGCATTGCATCACCGTAACTAAAGAAGCGATATTCCTGACGAACGGCATGTTGGTAAGCTTGCTTGATGTTTTCATACCCAGCAAACGCCGATACCAACATCAGCAGGGTAGATTCGGGCAGGTGGAAATTCGTGATCATGACATCCACCACGCGGAAGGAATAACCGGGCGTAATGAATAGGCGCGTATCCCCCTGAAACGGTTTTAACGTGCCATCGCGGGCAGCACTTTCGAGGCTGCGCACCGACGTTGTGCCGACAGCCACCACCCGCCCACCACGCTCACGGCAAGCCGCCACCGCATCACACACTTCTTGGGAAACGTCAGCGTATTCCGCGTGCATCACATGTTGTGACAAATCCTGCACTCGCACTGGCTGAAACGTACCCGCCCCCACGTGCAACGTAACCGCAGCGGTTTGCACCCCTTTTTGCCGCAACGCCTCCAGTAACGGCTGATCAAAATGCAAACCAGCGGTTGGTGCCGCCACCGCGCCCGGTTGTTGCGCAAACACCGTTTGGTAACGTTCCCGATCGGCTGGCGTATCCGCACGCTCGATGTAAGGTGGCAAAGGAATATGCCCGTATTGCTCCAGCAACCGCAGCGCCGAATCTGTATGCAAAAACTGCACTTCAAACAAATCGTCTTGCCGCCCGGTTACTTGCGCATCAATCGCCTGTTCCAAACACAAGCGCATACCGGGCTTGGGCGCTTTGCTGGCACGAATGTGAGCCAGCGCGGTGTGGTCGCCGGTAATGCGTTCCACCAGCACTTCAACCTTGCCGCCCGTGGCTTTTTCGCCATGCAAACGGGCAGGAATCACGCGGGTATTGTTAAAGACCAGCAAGTCTTCGGGCTGGATCAAATCGAGCACATCGGTGAACTGACCATCACGGCATTCACCGCTGGCGCTGTTCAAAATCAGTAGCCGACTGGCTGTCCGTTCCGTTAAAGGTTCGGAGGCAATCAGTGCTGGAGGGAGGTCATAATGGAAGTCACTTAATTTCATGGGTGCAGAGTCTACCATTTTGTAAAAAATGTTTCGACAAATCGAAAAGCTTATGTATAATCACCGCCTTCACATCTTAGCCGGGATGGCGGAATTGGTAGACGCAGCGGATTCAAAATCCGCCGATGGTAACATTGTGCGAGTTCGAGTCTCGCTCTCGGCACCACTTATCGTGAACCAAACATAAGTGAGAACATCTAACCCGCCAGTAGCGGGTTTTTTTGTGCCTGCCGCCTCCTGAATCTTCAACAATGAGGCTTGAATCACCATGTCACACCACGCCAAAGACCTCCTCGCGCTTGCGAAAGCGGTCATCGACACCGAAATCGCCGCCCTCGCCGCCCTGCCCTCACGCTTAGACGCCGACTTTTTGCACGCCTGCGAAGCCATCCTCACCTGCAAAGGGCGCGTTATTGTCACCGGCATGGGCAAATCCGGGCATATCGGCAACAAAATCGCCGCCACCCTCGCCAGCACCGGCACACCCGCGTTCTTCTTGCACCCCGGCGAAGCCAGCCACGGCGACCTCGGCATGATCGTCAACGGCGACGTGATCATTGCGCTCTCCAATTCAGGCACGAGCGCCGAAATCCTCGCGATTCTGCCGGTGATTCGCCGCCTTGACGTGTGCATTATCGCCATGACCGGCAACCCGCAGTCGCCGATGGCAGAAGCCGCCGATTTCCACATCAATATCGGGGTCGACAAAGAAGCCTGCCCCTTGGGGCTTGCGCCCACCTCCAGCACCACCGCCACCTTGGTCATGGGTGATGCGCT
The DNA window shown above is from Candidatus Thiothrix sulfatifontis and carries:
- a CDS encoding kinase/pyrophosphorylase, whose amino-acid sequence is MSNRRTVFYLSDRTGITVETLGHSLLTQFDGIQWRKVSIPFLDSEAKAQEAAEQINLMAQLDGCRPLVFSTLINPNVRQYIEKANCAIYDFFDNFIGSMEQELGQPSSHAIGRSHGLHNDASYSKRISAINFAQANDDGISAKNFAEADIILIGVSRSGKTPTCLYLAMQYGIYAANYPLTEDDMDAPGLPKLLHPFRSKLFGLTITAAQLQRIRQERKPNSRYASLSQCQQELQWQESLYRREKIPFIETTAISIEEISTTILNRSGLKRQLYGE
- the folD gene encoding bifunctional methylenetetrahydrofolate dehydrogenase/methenyltetrahydrofolate cyclohydrolase FolD; translation: MTAQIIDGKKIAAEVRLEVKQGVEARLQHGKRRPGLAVILIGSDPASQVYVSHKRKACEEVGILSRSYDLPPQTTQHELIELIDELNRDPLIDGILVQLPLPPHLDASLIIEQINPSKDVDGFHPTNVGRLTLRIPSLRPCTPYGVMRLLDNIGEVYKGRHAVIVGASNIVGRPMALELLLAGATVTVTHRFSGSMTPELVRQADIVVAAAGKPGLVKGDWIKPGATVIDIGINRLESGKLAGDVEFAAAAERAAWITPVPGGVGPMTVAMLMKNTLEACEKHSF
- the queA gene encoding tRNA preQ1(34) S-adenosylmethionine ribosyltransferase-isomerase QueA, with the protein product MKLSDFHYDLPPALIASEPLTERTASRLLILNSASGECRDGQFTDVLDLIQPEDLLVFNNTRVIPARLHGEKATGGKVEVLVERITGDHTALAHIRASKAPKPGMRLCLEQAIDAQVTGRQDDLFEVQFLHTDSALRLLEQYGHIPLPPYIERADTPADRERYQTVFAQQPGAVAAPTAGLHFDQPLLEALRQKGVQTAAVTLHVGAGTFQPVRVQDLSQHVMHAEYADVSQEVCDAVAACRERGGRVVAVGTTSVRSLESAARDGTLKPFQGDTRLFITPGYSFRVVDVMITNFHLPESTLLMLVSAFAGYENIKQAYQHAVRQEYRFFSYGDAMLITYKQNK
- a CDS encoding KpsF/GutQ family sugar-phosphate isomerase, producing MSHHAKDLLALAKAVIDTEIAALAALPSRLDADFLHACEAILTCKGRVIVTGMGKSGHIGNKIAATLASTGTPAFFLHPGEASHGDLGMIVNGDVIIALSNSGTSAEILAILPVIRRLDVCIIAMTGNPQSPMAEAADFHINIGVDKEACPLGLAPTSSTTATLVMGDALAVALLEARGFTANDFARSHPGGRLGKRLLVHVRDIMHTGADIPQVRPAASLQQAILEMTRKKLGMTAITTDAGKLLGIFTDGDLRRSFEKGQRLHEQPISALMTTPFRSIDAHRLAVEALNLMQEHAITVLPVVQDEAVIGIIHMHDLLRAGIA